TTAAAAAATCGTCAACAAAATAACTTCACACTACTTTCATCCATGACAAACATTTCTTTTCGCTATAAAAGAATAAGGTCGGACGTATCTATATAGTAATGCCAAAGATATCGGCAGACCAATTAATCGCTTTCGGCCTGTCCAATAGGTTGGAATTTTCCTAATAAAAAGAATGAGTTAGGTGACATGGACGAGGATAAACACGCTCAACGCATCATGACATACGGCGAATGTATGACGTTCCAGATTAATACTTGTTGGGGTTTTAAGTAAAAACAGGCCGGTTTGAGCGAGCTTCACGGTCGTTTTTTCAATAACCGGCGCCAACTGCAGTGAAAAATAGGCATATTTTTCGAAACTATCGCAATTTCGATGTAACACTTGGATGCACCATGGCAACGGTAAACACACAAAGCTATAGTTTTTGTATAGAAAACAACCTGTGCAGCATGAAATAGGGCTCATTGAAGAGCCCTATTAGCGGTAAGCGAAGCCACCCGAGCGTATCAGCCTGATTTCACCCAGGTCGGTTTAGAAGAGCTATCACTATTCCTTCTCAAACGCTCCCAAATCAGGTGTATTACCTTTATAAGGCAAGCCAACATCAACACCGGCATCGATTAAGTCGCTGCCAGATTTCAATCGGAACAGACCGGTATCAGGCAGGGTTCCGTCGGGATTACGCGCTACGGTTGCTTTGCTTAAATCCAGGCTCACAAAGTCACCACTACTAACCGACACACTTGAATCCCAGGAGTTATTGCGCGAATCATCATTATTTATATCCACGCCTCCACTGAGGGATATATTGTTGCGGAAGTAATGTTCACCGGAACTTACACTACCGCCAAAACCATAGTTAGTGCCATTTTGGTAAGAGACGTTGTTCATAACCGTTATGCCACCGGCATTATTGTTTTGATCAAATCCTTTCATCGGGTTGCCAAAGGCCACGGAATTGGTGATTTTGTTTTTAGCGATTACCCCATTGCCTCCCAGCTTGAAGCCGTTAGCATTACCATCGAAACCACCGTAGTTCCAGACATCGACACCGTTGCGGAAGGCCCAGCTTTTATCAACGGTAACCACTTGTGGGCTATCGTACATATCGAAGCCATCATCGGAGTTTTCCCAAGCGCGACAACCGTAAAAAGTGTTGCCAGCCCCTTGCGTTTGTTTCGGACCAAATCCATCGGCCATGCTGCCATTTTTCTTAGGGTCGTAATTACGGTAGGCATCGGAGTTAATCACCGTGGTGTAGGACCCACCTTTGTTGATTTCCAAACCTGTATTACGGTTGTTATGGAAAGCACAGTTTTCAAAAGTATTGTGCGCGCCTTCTACATAAACGCCCTGATAGCCAGCACGTGTAATTTCGATACCTTTAAAGTACCAATAGTCGCCGGTAAGGTGGAACCCGAAAGAGTTTTGTACCCACGCTTCTTCTGGGAATTGGAAGTCGATAACGGCACGGCCACAGTTTGCGGCAACCATTTTGATTTCCGATCCATTTTTACCGGATTTACTTAAGCTGATCGTATTTTTATTACCCGAACTATAAGTAACTTTATAAGTGCCCGGTTGCAACAAAATCATTTCGCCAGCGCCAACATCATCCAACGCGTCGCTAAAACTCATGGCGTTATTAAAACTACTGCCGTTACCATTGCCCGTGGGGGTTACATAGTAAGTACGTGATGCCGTTAGATTACTGCTTTCGGTACCACAACCCGTCACATAAGGGTCGGATGAATCTGAAGAGCTGGAACTGGACGAGCTTGACGGCGCTGAGGAACTAGACGAACTAGACGAACTAGACGAACTAGACGAACTAGACGAGTTGCTGCCACAATCACCAGCAGAAAGGTTAACCCCTTCAACACTTAAGTAATCAATATTCGCCAAGCCACTGCTGGTAGTTGCCGTCAGCTCAAGACTGTTCGCGCCCTGAACCAGATCCACATAAACAACCACAGTATCCCAATTGCTCCAACCACCGGTAGCAGTCAGATCAACCGTATAAATACCACCACTGCCATTGTTGATGCTCAAATCTCCAGGACGCGATGCGCCGCCACCATTGGCAAAACGGAATTCAAGCTTGTACGTATCACTGTTAGCGGCATCGATACTCCAAACAATACTCGTACCGTTTGAGTTATCGGTATTGGCGTAACCAGAACCGGTATAACCGCGATTTGAACTTTCCGAAGAGTCGCCATCGACAGAACAGAAACCGGCCTCTTCTTCTTGAACCGTTAATACCGAGACTACACTGCTCGATGAACTGGATACAGAAGAGCTTGAGCTGCTAACCGATGAACTCGAGCTAGACACAGAGGAGCTGCTACTCGAAACTGACGAACTACTGCTTGAAACAGAAGAACTACTACTCGATACGGAAGAGCTACTTGAACTAACAGAAGAGCTGGAAGATGATACGGAACTACTGGAAGAAGAAACGGGGCCATCACAAGACGCTACTGACACACTAGGGCCAGTAATTTCAATGTAATCTATATTACCCAAGCCGGAACTTTGATTCGCTTCCAAACGTAATGCTTTATAGCCACCAGCCAAATTCAGCACCACCGATGTTGTATCCCAACTTGACCAAGAGCCGGTGCCGTTAAACGATTCGGTAGAAATATTAGAACCATTCAAACTGAGAACACCCGAACGATCGGTTGATGAGCCGTTGGCAAAACGCCACCGAATAGTGTACTCCCCTGCACCGCCATTCACTGCCCAGTCAATTCCATTACCATTAGAGTTGGACGTGTTCGCAAAGCCGCTGCCCGTGAAGCCTCCGTTATTGGTATCGACAGAACCGTCTACACCACAGTAACCGCTGGCATTTTCTTGAATGGTAACCGTTGCGTTCGCGCCTGTTGACGACGAGCTAGAGCTAACTGAACTAGAAGAACTGCTTACACTAGAAGAGCTACTCGAAACCGAACTGCTGGAACTCGGTGTACTACTAGAACTTGAAGAACTCACAGAACTTAATGAGCTACTCACACTTGACGAACTACTCGGCATAGACGAAGAACTGCTAGCACCCGAGTTTTCTGCATAGGTTTCAAACTCCGCCACTGTGGGCATACCGCTTGAACTGGTAACTTCAAAATTTAATTTTTTAACGTTTATGCTGCTGAAATTAACAACACCGGCACCGCTGCCAGACATGACTTCATCGCCATTATCGTGATTCACCAGTTTCCAACTGGTGATATTGCCTTCATACCCGGCGGCTTCACGAATAATCACCGAACTAACAGAGGTTGCAGAACCCCACTTGATAGAGACACTACCAGTAGAACCGCTTGGTGCCCAGTAACTACTGAGATTACCATCGCGAACGTTACCATAACTGGAGCCACTGGCTTTACTAGAACCGTCTGAACCGGCATTTAAACTCAGGTTATCCGCAGCCGCAGCTAAACCGACACTGAAAACAAATGAAAGCCCGACAGCACCCGTAAGTGCGCCTAGATATTTTTTCATTACAATAATCCTCATTATATTAGTTATTGATGGAAGCAAATTTACACAATTATTCTTAATTCTGGCGGAAGAGTCTAACGCAAACCATTGAGGACATCTTTGCGCAAAAATACAAAAAGTCCATACCAACAACCACGCTAAGGTTGGATACGATTAAACAACGCAATTACACGGTTTTTAGATGGTACTTAACTTCAAATACAAGAACAGAAAGCCAAATCGAATAACTGAAATAACACTTCAAGAAATTTTATTTCAGTTGTTGAACCAGAACTAACACGCCCTATGTACAATTAAAAAGCCAAATATCAAGGAGTCGCTAGAAAAATCGAACCCAACCAGTACTAATTTCGAACTAAAAAAGGCTCCCGAGGGAGCCTTTTGTTTTTCATAGTTATCTCAAGTACTAACTCAAGCTCGACTTACTGACAGCTTGAAGGAGCACCGGAAATAACAGAGTGATCACCATCGCTGTAGCTGGACAAGTAAGGCGTCGCTCCACCTTTACCAGCAGTCGCTAATACGTAATCACGCAGATCACTACCAACAGAGAAACGGTTGCCACTAATAGTGCTTCTAGATGCAGAGTTATAGGCGCCGTTTACGTCAGGTGTACTACCTTCTGAATAATTCAAAGACGCTGAGCTTCCCGCAATTTCACAATTAGAGTTGGACTCGTAAACGGAAGTTCCTGTGACCTTAATACCACCGTCGCTCACAACATCAGCAAGAATATTTTCTACCCAATCACCCAGGTCATCGCCTTTGCTGTTATCCACGTTGTTCAAGAACATGTTGTTCTCAACAACCGCAGCACCACCAACACGAACACTCATCAAGTCTTTACGGTAACCGTAAAAAACGTTGTTGATCAGGTGAGTGGTACCACGACGCAGTAACGGTACACGACGCATTGCGTTGAACTTGCTATCGCCGAAGTACTGATCTTCAGTCACAAACAGGTTACCCAACATGGTGCTGGTAATCTGAGAATTGATAGTGCGGCTATCGCTAGAACCGTGCAAAGAAGCACGCTTCACATTGAGCAGTTTGTTGAAGGAGATCGTTACGTCGTAACCACCCACTTTAATATCAAACGCAGCATCACCAGTATTATCGAAAGTATTCTGGTGAATCCATACATCGTGAGATTCGCCGGTTACTCGAATCATGTCTGGATCAAGACCGTGATCTTCGGTGTGACCAACGCCACGGAAGTCAAGGTTAGTCAAAATCACGTTATCAGTCGTATAGGTAGCCTTACCACTGCTGTCTGAACCAAGCTTGAAGCCGTTAAATAAGAAGTAAGCGTTCGAGCCACGACCATCAATCGTCGTATTGGAATCGATCAAGTGGTTGCGTATTGGCAGATCACCATCGTTCAGGTCACCGTTAAAGAAGTCTTCTAGACAGCTTTCAGAACCACCACAGGTACCGATAGGATCGCGACACTGGGCTGCACTCATGCCGAGAGCGCTCTGCACGGAAGAGTCGTCACAGTAGGTAGCATGCATAGAGATCGCCTTCTCATTACGGAAGTCGTCTTTATCGAACACAACCCAAGTGTGGTCTGTTGAAGAAATCGCATCCAAAATTTGCTGCTCTGGGAAATCATCGGTAATGATGACCAGCTTGCTGCCGCCGTTGGAGTTGTAGCCACCGGTTGCGTTCTCACCGTAACCTACGGGAGTACCCAGAGATTCAGACAGACACTGGATGATTTGCTGATCGCTCTGCAAACCAGTTTCACGCCAGTTTACGTTTGGATCGTTAACCAATACTTCACAATCATCACCGGAAATAGGTGGAGACGTAGGCTGTGCAGTCGGTTCGGCAGTAGGTGTTGATGTTGGCTCTACCGTTGGTTCAGCGGTTGGCACGATGCCACCACAGGATGCAGCGGCTGCATTCGGGCCCGTTACTTCGATGTAGTCGATGTTACCCAAACCAGAATCTTGGTTAGCCACCAAGCTCAAGTTTTTGTATCCACCAGCCAAATTCAAATTAACAGAAGTGGTATTCCAAGAACTCCAAGAACCGGTTCCAGTGAAATCTTCAGTTGAAACACTTGAACCATTTGAACTCAATACACCAGAACGGTTGTCGGAAGCACCGTTAGCAAAACGCCAGCGAATGGTATAAGTACCTGCATCACCAGTAATCGCCCAGTTAACGCTCTTGCCACTTGCATTATCAGTATTGGCAAAACCACTACCTGTATACCCAGAGTTATTGCTGTCAATACCACCGTCAACACCACAGAATCCGTTATCACCTTCTTGAATGGTGAATGTTCCTACTGGAGCCGAAGTTGGTTCAACTGTTGGCACTGCTGTTGGCACTGCAGTCGGCACCGGAGTTGGCTCTGCGGTTGGTACTGGTGTTGGCTCGGCGGTAGGCGTTACAGCACCACTACAATCACCTTGCGCAATACCGTAACCGGTCAACTCAAGCTTGTCGATATTCGCTAAACCGCTGCTGCCCGTAGCAACCAAGTTTACTTCGTTATAGCCGGCAGTTAACTGAAGCGTTACAACAGAGCTGTCAGTGTAATTACCCCAACCACCCGTGGCATTCAAGCTAACACTCTCAGTGTTGTTTCCATTGATATTGAAAACACCGTCACGCGCACTGGAACCGCCGTTTGCATAAGTAACAACAGCGCTGTAGTCACCATCGGCGTCTACAACAACGCTGTACTTAACAGCAGTATCTGATGCGTTAGTGGTGTTGGCATAACCGCTACCGGTGTAGCCGCTGTGGTCGTTTTCAACGTTGCCATCAACACTACAGAAACCAGAGTCATTTTCTTGCAGCGTTAAGCTCGCTTCAGGAGATGATGTTGGTACGGCAGTGGGTACCGCTGTGGGCACAGGCGTTGGTTGTGCGGTTGGTTGAGCAGTAGGCTCAGCTGTTGGTTGTGCATCACCATCGTATGAAAGACTGATGTAATACAAGTTCATTGAATTATCTTTCGAAATTGAATGACTGCCTGCGGATAGTTCTACAGTAAGAACACCATCAGATACAGCACGGCTTGTACCATTAATTTTGATATCGCCATCTTCACCTTCATTAAACACTAATACCAGTTCGGCATCTGCACCAGAAGTAAACGTGATAGATGTGCTCGATTCAATTTTTAGCGCTTCAGTTAAGGTTAAACCGGCGTAATTTACAGTACCTTTTGAAGATGAAAGGTTGCCAGAAATATCAAAAAAGTCGCTAGACGTTCCCGACGCTGTGATGTTTAACACTTCATCACCACCAGGCACACCAGGTTCTGAAGTAGGCTCAGAGGTTGGGTCAACTGAAGGCTCTGTAGTAGGCGTTGAAGTAGGCTCTGGAATGGTTACGTCACATGAACCATCTGATACGGCCATGTTGGTGTAAGCGCCCGCGGTATTAGCAACCATATTCGGTACACACGAAGCATCGTCCAACGTGTACGAGTATGGAATGCTGATAGAGGTCGTAGACTGTACGTTTGGACCTGCAGGGTGATTGTCATCACCTTCTTCAGTCCAAGTAACGTTGTCAAAGATATTACCGCTCACGTCCCAGTAACCCATATCGTTCACATAGAATGTGCCGATGGGGTTCTTGGCATCTTCAAAGTAGTTGTTGTCTACTTTAGCTTTGCCGCCTTTACGTGAGTTAATACCCGACTTGTTAATTCCGTCGTAGTGGTTGTTGTAGATGTGGGCCGTAGCGCCACGCAACAAAGGAACACGGGAATCAATATTAATGTAGTGGTTATGATGATAAGTCACAGGACCGTTACCCAGGTCGCCACTGCTAGAACCTACCAAGCCGCCTCGGCCAGAGTTCATCAATACACTGTAAGACAGGGTTACATAGTTGGTATCGGCTTTCATATCGAACAAGCCGTCGTAACCTTCGTTCTCGCCACCAAAGGCTTCAAGCGTTACGTGGTCAACCCATACGTTAGACACGTTGGATTCCATACCGATAGCATCACCACCGTTAGAGGTAGTGCCGCCAGATTTTTTCACGTCGCGGATATGCAGGTTACGCAAAATAATGTTGGAGGAGTTGCGAATGTGTACACCGATCTCGTCGAACAGTGCGCCGCTACCAACACCGATAATGGTGATGTTTTGGATTTCTTTCAGCTCAATAACACCGTCAGCGGTATTGCAACTACCACTGAACTTGGAGGTGTTACCCGGGGTAATAGTACCCTCTACCTCAATAATCAGCGGAGTATCGTCTGCCGCACGATTACAAATAGCTTGGTGAATATCCGAGCCGGTGTTTGCGGAAACAACTTTACCGCCGTTCCCACCGGTGGTGCCACCGTTAAGTGATGCGAAACCATTTGCTGCTTCAGCCGATGCTGACGCAGAAAATACGCCGCCCAGCGCTAGTGCAAAGGCGCCCGCGAATAGGTTTAATTTTCTCATGTAGTTACCCTTCAATAGTGCTTTTATTTTATTGCTCTTATTAGTCACATCTTGATGCCAGTTGCATCGACTAATGCGAAGGTGGCTTACCTGAGGCGCTGCCTCTTTTTAGCCGGGTGAAATACCTTTCAATGACGATCTGACACGCGATACATCAGCGGCAGAAAATTGACTCGTCGACCAATTATTATTCTGGTTGTCCTTATTGGTATTACCAGTCTATCCAATTTACCGTCATTGTAAAGCCAATTTAGGCATTTATTGTTTAAATATAAAATATGAGGCCCCCATTAACAGCTGCATACATGTATGACACCTAAATCATTCTTCCTAGATAAAACAGCCTAAAGCTGAGAGTTTTTAACTAGTGGCTGTAAAAATATTCGGCAGACCAATTTCAGGAATAGGTCTGTCCAATTATGGTTTTTGTGAGCAAAAATAGCGACTTACACGCCAAAATACTGGCACGCACCAGAACAGGGAGGTGTGACGACAAAATTAACAGGGGTACAGGAAAATTCTAAGAGTATTAAGGAAGTATTAAGACGCAATGATTGGAGGTTTCTAGGGGATTTTTTGGGGGAATTTTCATATATGACTACTAAACTAGCCATGGTTAGTACTTTTACTTGATCCGCGGCATACGACCCGACCACCACGGATGGCAGAAGGTCAGAAAATGCAGGAGCAATTTTCTGCAGTACATCCTGACAACTCCGCTCACGCACATGACGTGCATGGATGCTCTAATGCAGCGGTTGCATGGATGCAAATGAGCTGTCCATGTGCTCCACGTCATAAGTACATCCTGTCAACGCCGTTCACGCACATCCATGTGCTCCACGGCATAAGTACATCCTGTACAAAAGAAAAGGGCTCCCGAGGGAGCCCTAAGAACCTACTCGAAGGAACGAGAGAACACTACTGACATCCAGACGGTGCGCTAGCCACTACTTGCGAAATACTGGCAGCGCCCGACACTAGCCAAGGCTCCACACCACCCTTACCGGCGGTTGCGAACAGGTAATCCGCTAGGTCTTGCCCTGCAGACATACGGTAAGAACCGATGTTGCTCTGCGAGGTAGAACTGTACTGAGACATCATGTTTGGCGTACTGCCATCACTCTTAGTCAAATCACCGGAAGAACCCTGAATCTGGCAATTAGAGTTGGCCATCCATACGTAGCTGCCCCATACATCCAAGCCGCCTTCACGGAAGTCGCGCAGCAAGTTTGTAATAAAGTAATCAATATCATCACTGTTATCGTTGTTCGCCGCTTCAGTTGCGTTGTTCATTACAACGTTATTCTCGAATGCAATTCGACCACCTACACGTACACTCAAGATATCCTTACGGTAGTTGTAGAACACGTTATTGAATATATGACTCTGACCACGACGCATCAGCGGTACACGGCGCAGAGTTTCAAACGCGCTGTCGCTGTAGTACTGGTCTTCAGTAACAAACAAGTTGTTGTGGATCGTTGTGGTGATCTGCTCATTAATCGTTCGGCTGTCGCTTGAACCATGCAGAGCTGCACGCTTAACGTTAACTAGCTTGTTGAAAGAAATACTAATGTCATATGCACCTACCTTCACATCAAAAGCCGAATCGCCCGTGGTGTCGAAGGTGTTTTGGTGGATCCAGATATCGTGAGACTCACCGGTAGAGCGAATCATATCTGGGTCTAGATTGTGGTCTTCAACATGGCCAACACCAACAAACTTGTTGTTGGTAATAATCACGTTCTGAGACTGGTGAGTAGAAGCACCGCTGCTATCCGCACCAATTTTGAAACCATTGAATACGAAGGTAGCGTTAGTGCCACGACCATCGATAGTGGTATTGCTGTCGATCAGGTAGTTGCGCACAGCCAGTGAACTATTATTCATCTCATCATTGAAGAATGTATCCAAACAGCTAGCACTGGAAACACCATTCGCAGAACACCAAGCGTATGGATCGCGACATTGCGACGCACTCACGCCCAAATCAGAAGCCAAGTCGGAAGAATCACAGTAAGGGCGGTACATCATCAACTGAACTTCGTTACGGAAGTCGTTTTTGTCGAACACAATCCAGTTATATTCCGACGAGGAGATAGCCGCAAGAATTTGATCTTCAGGATTGCTGCTAGTGATGATCACCAAATTGCTGCCACCGTTAGCATTGTAACCACCGGTAGTGTTCTCACCGAATCCAACCGGCTTACCCAGCGACTGAGACAGACACTGAATAATTTCTTGGTCAGACTGCAGAGAAGTATCGCGCCAGTTAACGTTAGGATCGTTAATCAAAGCATCACACTGATCACCAGAAACTGAGCTGGAACTGCTAGATACAGAACTAGAACTGCTGGAAACAGAGCTAGAGCTGCTGCTCACTGAAGAAGAGGACGAAGAAACCGAACCGTCACATGATGCAACCGAAACGTTAGGACCTGTCACCTCAAGATAATCCACATTACCCAAGCCAGAACCCTGGTTAGCCTGCAAACGCAACTGCTGGTAACCACCAGAGAGGCTCAGATTAACAGAGGTAGTCGCCCAGGTAGTCCAACCACCGGTGCCTACATAATCTTCCGTAGAAATATTGCCACCGTTGGAACTCAACACACCAGAACGATTAGTCGTTGAACCATTGGCATAGCGCCAGCGGAAAGTGTAAGTACCTGCATCACCCGTTATAGCCCAGTTAATGCCTGCGCCATCAGCGTTGTCAGTATTTGCAAAACCGTTACCCGTGTAACCACTGTTATTGCTGTCGATAGAACCGTCAACACCACAGAAACCGGTAGCACCCTCCTGAATAGTAATTGTGCCACTTGCAACGCTGCTGCTAGAAGAACTGGAAGAGCTAGAACTGCTGGAAGAACTTGAGCTGCTAGATGAACTTGAAGAGCTAGAGCTGCTAGAAGAACTTAAGCTGCTTACAACACTGCTAGAGGAGCTAGAGCTAGAGCTAGTGCAGCCGCCAACAACTCCGTATGGGCTTGGCTGGCTGTTACACGTATTAACACCAATACAGCTTTGGCTGTTTTCCCAACCCCAACCGTCTTGAGCAACATCGCACACAGGGTACAGGTTACCGTACCAGTTACACTGAGACGCGCCAGCAGAACAGCTACTGACAGAAGAACTGCTGGAGCTGCTTACCGAAGAGCTGGAAGAAACAGAAGAGCTGGAGCTGCTGCTAGAGGATGAACTGCTTGAGCTGGAGGATGAAGCCCCCCCCTCGTAGGCAAGGCTAATGTAATACAGGTTCATTACATTGCCTTTTGTAATGGAATGGCTACCTGCTGCCAGATCTACCGAAAGTACACCGTTGGATACAGCACGGCTTGCACCATCAATGTTGATACTTCCGCTTTCACCTTCATTAAATACCAGCGTTAAAACACCAGCCGCTGCAGAAGCAAAGGTGATGGATGTGCTCGATTCTATTTTCAGTGCTTCCGTTAAGGTTAAACCGTTGTAATTTACGGTACCTTTTGAGGACGATAGGCTGCCAGAGATATTGAAGAAGCTACTGGACATACCTGACTCTGTGATATTCAACACTTCATCGCCATCCGGCGCAATGCTGGAGCTGCTAGAGCTAACAGAAGAACTGGACGAAACCGAGCTGGAGCTGCTCACGCTTGAAGATGAACTGGACGAAGTCACAGTACAAGAACCATCGGAAGTCAGCATGCCATTATTGGCACCAGCCGTTGTCAACACGATCTGAGGAACACAACCGCCGTCATCCAGCTGATAGCCGTAAGGAATACTAATAGACGTAGTAGATGAAGGGTTAGGTCCAGCGGGGTGGTTCTTATCACCGTCGGCTGTCCAAGTCACACTGTCTGTAAAGACGTTACCGCTCACATCCCAATAACCCATATCATTGGTATAGAAAGTACCAATAGGGTCTTTAGCATTTTCGAAGTAGTTATTCTGGGCCTTCATCTTGCCGCCAATACGCGGGTTCATGCCAGAAGAATTGATTCCATTAAAGTAGTTGTTGTACGAGTGCGCAGTAGCAAAACGCAGCAGTGGCGTACGGGAATCAATGTTGTAGTAATAGTTATGGTGATAGGTTACCGGGCCGTTAGCGTCATCGCCATCGCCGGAACCGACCAAACCACCTCGGCCAGAGTTTTTCAGAATGCTGTAGGAAAGCGTTACGTATTTGGTGTTGTTCTTCATATCGAACAAGCCATCGTAACCTTCGCTTTCTCCACCAAACGCTTCAAGCGTTAAATGGTCAGCCCATACGTTAGAAACGTCGGCTTCCATACCAATAGCATCACCACCGTTCGACGTTGTGCCGTTGGATTTTTTAACATCACGAATGTGCAGGTTTTGCAGGATGATGTTTGAAGACGCGCGAATGTGAATGCCAATTTCATCGAAAAGCGCACCGCTGCCTACACCAACGAGGGTAATATTGCTGATTTCTTTCAGTTCAATTACACCGTCAGCCGTATTACAGCTACCGCTTACTTTAGCGGTGTTGCTTGGAGTGATAGTACCCTCAACCTCAATAATGATGGGCGTACTTTCTGAAGCTCGATTACACAAAGCTTCGTGAATTTGAGTACCTGTGGTAGCCCGCACTACCGAACCGCCTTGCCC
The Teredinibacter franksiae DNA segment above includes these coding regions:
- a CDS encoding pectate lyase family protein; translation: MRKLNLFAGAFALALGGVFSASASAEAANGFASLNGGTTGGNGGKVVSANTGSDIHQAICNRAADDTPLIIEVEGTITPGNTSKFSGSCNTADGVIELKEIQNITIIGVGSGALFDEIGVHIRNSSNIILRNLHIRDVKKSGGTTSNGGDAIGMESNVSNVWVDHVTLEAFGGENEGYDGLFDMKADTNYVTLSYSVLMNSGRGGLVGSSSGDLGNGPVTYHHNHYINIDSRVPLLRGATAHIYNNHYDGINKSGINSRKGGKAKVDNNYFEDAKNPIGTFYVNDMGYWDVSGNIFDNVTWTEEGDDNHPAGPNVQSTTSISIPYSYTLDDASCVPNMVANTAGAYTNMAVSDGSCDVTIPEPTSTPTTEPSVDPTSEPTSEPGVPGGDEVLNITASGTSSDFFDISGNLSSSKGTVNYAGLTLTEALKIESSTSITFTSGADAELVLVFNEGEDGDIKINGTSRAVSDGVLTVELSAGSHSISKDNSMNLYYISLSYDGDAQPTAEPTAQPTAQPTPVPTAVPTAVPTSSPEASLTLQENDSGFCSVDGNVENDHSGYTGSGYANTTNASDTAVKYSVVVDADGDYSAVVTYANGGSSARDGVFNINGNNTESVSLNATGGWGNYTDSSVVTLQLTAGYNEVNLVATGSSGLANIDKLELTGYGIAQGDCSGAVTPTAEPTPVPTAEPTPVPTAVPTAVPTVEPTSAPVGTFTIQEGDNGFCGVDGGIDSNNSGYTGSGFANTDNASGKSVNWAITGDAGTYTIRWRFANGASDNRSGVLSSNGSSVSTEDFTGTGSWSSWNTTSVNLNLAGGYKNLSLVANQDSGLGNIDYIEVTGPNAAAASCGGIVPTAEPTVEPTSTPTAEPTAQPTSPPISGDDCEVLVNDPNVNWRETGLQSDQQIIQCLSESLGTPVGYGENATGGYNSNGGSKLVIITDDFPEQQILDAISSTDHTWVVFDKDDFRNEKAISMHATYCDDSSVQSALGMSAAQCRDPIGTCGGSESCLEDFFNGDLNDGDLPIRNHLIDSNTTIDGRGSNAYFLFNGFKLGSDSSGKATYTTDNVILTNLDFRGVGHTEDHGLDPDMIRVTGESHDVWIHQNTFDNTGDAAFDIKVGGYDVTISFNKLLNVKRASLHGSSDSRTINSQITSTMLGNLFVTEDQYFGDSKFNAMRRVPLLRRGTTHLINNVFYGYRKDLMSVRVGGAAVVENNMFLNNVDNSKGDDLGDWVENILADVVSDGGIKVTGTSVYESNSNCEIAGSSASLNYSEGSTPDVNGAYNSASRSTISGNRFSVGSDLRDYVLATAGKGGATPYLSSYSDGDHSVISGAPSSCQ
- a CDS encoding right-handed parallel beta-helix repeat-containing protein encodes the protein MKKYLGALTGAVGLSFVFSVGLAAAADNLSLNAGSDGSSKASGSSYGNVRDGNLSSYWAPSGSTGSVSIKWGSATSVSSVIIREAAGYEGNITSWKLVNHDNGDEVMSGSGAGVVNFSSINVKKLNFEVTSSSGMPTVAEFETYAENSGASSSSSMPSSSSSVSSSLSSVSSSSSSSTPSSSSSVSSSSSSVSSSSSSVSSSSSSTGANATVTIQENASGYCGVDGSVDTNNGGFTGSGFANTSNSNGNGIDWAVNGGAGEYTIRWRFANGSSTDRSGVLSLNGSNISTESFNGTGSWSSWDTTSVVLNLAGGYKALRLEANQSSGLGNIDYIEITGPSVSVASCDGPVSSSSSSVSSSSSSVSSSSSSVSSSSSSVSSSSSSVSSSSSSVSSSSSSVSSSSSSVSSSSSSVVSVLTVQEEEAGFCSVDGDSSESSNRGYTGSGYANTDNSNGTSIVWSIDAANSDTYKLEFRFANGGGASRPGDLSINNGSGGIYTVDLTATGGWSNWDTVVVYVDLVQGANSLELTATTSSGLANIDYLSVEGVNLSAGDCGSNSSSSSSSSSSSSSSSSSAPSSSSSSSSSDSSDPYVTGCGTESSNLTASRTYYVTPTGNGNGSSFNNAMSFSDALDDVGAGEMILLQPGTYKVTYSSGNKNTISLSKSGKNGSEIKMVAANCGRAVIDFQFPEEAWVQNSFGFHLTGDYWYFKGIEITRAGYQGVYVEGAHNTFENCAFHNNRNTGLEINKGGSYTTVINSDAYRNYDPKKNGSMADGFGPKQTQGAGNTFYGCRAWENSDDGFDMYDSPQVVTVDKSWAFRNGVDVWNYGGFDGNANGFKLGGNGVIAKNKITNSVAFGNPMKGFDQNNNAGGITVMNNVSYQNGTNYGFGGSVSSGEHYFRNNISLSGGVDINNDDSRNNSWDSSVSVSSGDFVSLDLSKATVARNPDGTLPDTGLFRLKSGSDLIDAGVDVGLPYKGNTPDLGAFEKE